A genomic region of Lytechinus pictus isolate F3 Inbred chromosome 2, Lp3.0, whole genome shotgun sequence contains the following coding sequences:
- the LOC135153165 gene encoding ankyrin repeat and SAM domain-containing protein 6-like, which produces MVDGDYHDLPRQLIAACECGDLDAVQQLLDDDAAAIEVDCDGGECFTPLQIAAANGHENVVRLLLMRGAGLDTQNSYGWTALMQATYHGFTNIVVLLLQNKANPSIRNKMGATALTLAAFKGHSDIVNIFLDLSGVDTNDQRTGDIYGPVLKPTLAAIMKGHQAILRQLMNRGDDQFFTDPGTGWTLLMVAALSGHVSAVQYLVDSGCNPNALNINNMTACDISVLCKNKRAKEFLEKKTINRPSAGDDSTESQIIEATEQGDLKLVQRILDKDPMQSNYTSVEGATPLMIAAMLGRRDIAETLVQRGAEINRQDVKSGWTALMQATFHRRKDVVKYLIQAGADLNIQARDGCKALDLALVIVSDETDKVGSELTRLLAPITLLSVGNDQTTPEVKVQENGQMWTTRLNSVDQMEDQEDTKQSGLKAWWSRMSNRFRNLKLTRTLRGGLGSTTKLIPFPDDTARPDETLKSMGSSSYVNGGEPSPVKEGSKHQRRKSKEGSRVSFSKASTKPEPVQPLDMQAPHSKNNDKLLPVIPPFLPPPSFELHNADKSRRSHSKAKGMGPGRPSTALSSNTTSTTSTATSTTNTSRMPRPMFTTRRPGSTGISPSNSAHFSSTISPSSSGEASALSRGLLSARKQGHSSSSGVLSSRVLHGSTTSRAGDSYGSVAPVEDQLGTRKRYASASSVPSLAQIPSSPPSQPSNESHAPTSNPPNRRHSANLTAANIGSNSSVHRPKTRSHSGSASTRGSTSSTLTPTPSPIPMGRGRMSGGGSSHSGGGGGSSGGVQREAFQGARKTSAGSSSISEEDELSSLLKKLSLEKYAPIFEEQEVDMEAFLALNDSDLKEMGIRHKEPRNQILTAITQMNSGKHQDDHDNYSPSMTRYAFQR; this is translated from the exons ATGGTGGATGGGGATTACCATGATCTACCCAGGCAGTTGATTGCTGCCTGTGAGTGCGGGGACCTTGATGCTGTCCAGCAGCTTCTGGATGATGATGCAGCAGCCATCGAGGTGGACTGTGATGGGGGCGAATGCTTCACCCCTCTCCAAATCGCAGCAGCCAATGGGCATGAGAACGTTGTTCGTCTTTTGCTCATGCGGGGTGCTGGACTAGATACCCAGAATAGCTATGGCTGGACAGCCCTGATGCAGGCAACCTACCATGGATTTACCAACATCGTTGTCCTTCTCCTGCAGAACAAAGCCAATCCTTCCATACGGAACAAGATGGGCGCGACAGCCTTGACACTCGCTGCTTTCAAAGGACACTCGGACATCGTGAATATATTCCTAGATCTATCGGGTGTTGACACCAACGATCAAAGGACAGGTGATATCTATGGACCTGTCTTGAAACCTACGTTGGCAGCCATAATGAAGGGTCATCAAGCCATTCTCCGCCAGCTCATGAACAGGGGCGATGACCAGTTCTTCACAGACCCAGGAACTGGTTGGACCTTGCTAATGGTTGCGGCATTGAGTGGACATGTTTCTGCAGTGCAATACTTGGTTGATTCAGGATGCAATCCCAACGCCTTAAATATCAATAACATGACAGCATGTGATATTTCTGTCTTGTGTAAAAACAAGAGAGCAAAGGAGTTCCTGGAAAAGAAGACTATCAACAGACCATCTGCag GGGATGATAGTACAGAATCTCAAATCATTGAAGCCACTGAACaag GAGACCTGAAGCTTGTCCAGCGCATTCTTGACAAGGACCCCATGCAGAGCAACTACACTTCTGTAGAAGGTGCCACGCCCCTCATGATCGCCGCTATGTTAGGCAGGAGGGACATTGCCGAGACCTTGGTCCAGAGAGGAGCCGAGATCAACCGTCAAGATGTCAAGAGCGGATGGACAGCCCTCATGCAGGCCACATTCCACAG GAGAAAAGATGTAGTGAAGTACTTGATCCAAGCTGGTGCTGATCTCAACATTCAGGCCCGGGACGGCTGCAAGGCCCTGGATCTTGCTCTGGTCATCGTATCAG ATGAAACAGACAAAGTTGGCAGTGAATTGACGCGTCTCCTAGCTCCTATCACACTGCTCTCTGTTGGCAACGATCAAACCACTCCAGAGGTCAAAGTTCAAGAGAACGGTCAGATGTGGACGACGAGACTGAATAGCGTAGACCAGATGGAGGACCAGGAGGATACCAAGCAGTCTGGTCTCAAG GCATGGTGGTCTCGAATGTCAAATCGGTTCCGCAACCTGAAGCTGACTCGCACACTACGGGGAGGGCTCGGGTCAACCACGAAGCTCATCCCCTTCCCGGACGATACGGCCAGACCGGATGAAACCCTGAAGAGCATGGGCAGCAGTTCTTACGTCAATGGAGGAGAACCTTCGCCAGTCAAAGAGGGCAGCAAACATCAAAGAAGGAAATCCAAGGAAGGGTCTCGTGTTTCTTTCTCAAAAGCAAGCACCA AACCCGAACCTGTTCAGCCATTG GACATGCAAGCACCTCATTCCAAGAATAATGACAAACTACTCCCGGTAATTCCACCCTTTCTACCTCCTCCGAGTTTTGAGCTTCACAATGCTGACAAGTCAAGGAGGTCACACTCCAAAGCAAAG GGCATGGGTCCTGGAAGGCCAAGCACGGCACTATCGAGTAACACCACCAGCACCACCTCCACCGCCACCTCGACCACCAACACCAGTCGCATGCCACGCCCCATGTTTACCACCCGTAGGCCTGGAAGCACCGGCATTAGCCCATCCAACTCCGCCCATTTCAGTAGCACCATCAGCCCCAGTTCATCAGGGGAGGCATCCGCACTCAGCAGGGGTCTGCTATCGGCAAGGAAGCAAGGACATTCATCATCCTCTGGGGTTCTGTCCAGTCGGGTGCTTCATGGGTCAACAACCAGCCGAGCAG GTGATAGCTATGGGTCTGTAGCTCCAGTAGAAGACCAACTTGGAACCAGGAAACGATATGCCTCAGCGTCATCAGTTCCATCTTTAGCACA GATACCATCCTCACCTCCTTCCCAGCCTAGCAACGAATCGCACGCTCCCACCTCGAATCCCCCGAACCGACGCCACTCCGCTAACCTCACTGCCGCAAACATAGGCTCCAACTCATCTGTTCATCGTCCCAAGACCCGGTCCCACAGCGGCAGTGCATCGACCCGCGGGAGCACCTCCTCCACGCtcaccccaaccccatcccccATTCCAATGGGGAGGGGGAGGATGAGCGGTGGAGGGTCCAGTCacagtgggggagggggagggagttCTGGGGGTGTCCAGAGGGAAGCATTCCAAGGTGCCAGGAAGACCAGTGCTGGTAGTAGCAGCATCAGTGAAGAAG ATGAATTATCAAGCCTGCTAAAGAAGCTATCATTAGAGAAATATGCACCGATATTTGAAGAACAAGAG GTTGACATGGAAGCCTTTCTTGCTCTCAATGACTCCGATCTCAAGGAGATGGGTATCAGGCATAAGGAACCTAGGAATCAGATACTTACAGCCATTACCCAGATGAACTCTGGGAAGCATCAAGATGACCATGACAACTATTCACCTTCTATGACGAGGTATGCCTTTCAGAGGTGA